The Anabaena sp. WA102 genome contains a region encoding:
- a CDS encoding hybrid sensor histidine kinase/response regulator: protein MTKDKELEIQMQFLEEATDYLNTLEGVLLEIDISKRIELEHINAAMRAAHSIKGGAAMMGFRVLSDLAHKLEDAFKVLKTQKDSLELDTHLQSLLLSSVDWLRQIVELLAKGNNLDDSWLRKFCYPVFDELYERLGEPTPENITTLLSSEDDTEIIPLLFETEVEEYLQHLEARLKNSNKSGLRAELVMMATELGGLGEMLQLTAFTQLCQSVSHYLETYPDSCLEIANLALKAWRQSQNLVLSNQRDNLPTRIDFGEVIHDRPLILANQQDHLLYKSAISDFDLLENVELSPESADRVSTSENIPIDYKYTERKSDINSPPKERENQENTVRVPSKHLEKINDLFGEVIIQRNGLNVQMERLRKLVRNLSQRVQILDQENQELRTAYAKIITHNHGNQEVENNFIEQDSYQKLNLLSQNVMETIVQVAEVTSDIQLSVDDTDQIARKLNKTSKQLQRQLTQVRMRPFSDLVERFPRAIRDLNVEYGKNVQLKIEGGNTLIERGILEALNEPLMHLLRNAFDHGIEDPITRKKQGKSEQGLIEMKAVYHSNRTIITIRDDGQGISLEKIRHRALKMGLDDSLLASASDEDLLSLIFEPGFSTSEQVTALSGRGVGMDVVRNNLKLARGDVNVDTQAGVGTKFTLSVPFTLSVARVLLVESDRLVLAFFTDVIEEIFLLEQEQIFSQNGKEFINWQNNQLPLLRLNSYFEFNCSRYNNLELETLPIINAISVLIVKHDHQQVAVQVERCWGEQEVAIRQVEGNIPLPSGFNNCTILGDGRVVPLINTNDLISWITKNERPHISNKLPTTRLQTAFLKPPKVPTINQPSRQKGIILIVDDSINVRRYLALTLEKGGYQVEQAKDGQEALEKLESGLQVQAVICDIEMPRIDGYSFLERINNNTELRNIPVAMLTSRSSSKHRQLAMQLGAKAYFSKPYNEQELLRTLEEIIFQIAETTLIRNS from the coding sequence ATGACTAAAGATAAAGAATTGGAAATCCAGATGCAATTTCTGGAAGAAGCAACTGATTATCTCAATACTTTAGAAGGGGTATTACTGGAAATTGACATCAGCAAACGTATTGAATTAGAACATATCAACGCTGCAATGCGAGCCGCCCATTCTATTAAAGGTGGAGCAGCAATGATGGGATTTCGCGTATTAAGTGATTTAGCTCATAAATTGGAAGATGCCTTTAAAGTTTTAAAGACTCAAAAAGATTCTTTGGAACTTGATACTCATTTACAAAGTTTATTACTATCTAGTGTTGATTGGCTACGACAGATTGTTGAGTTACTGGCAAAGGGTAATAATCTGGATGATAGTTGGTTAAGAAAATTTTGTTATCCCGTTTTTGACGAACTTTATGAGCGTTTAGGTGAACCGACTCCAGAAAATATCACAACTTTGCTATCATCCGAAGATGATACAGAAATTATCCCTTTATTATTTGAAACTGAAGTTGAAGAGTATTTACAACACCTAGAAGCTAGATTAAAAAATAGTAATAAATCGGGATTAAGAGCAGAGTTGGTAATGATGGCAACTGAGTTAGGTGGGTTAGGAGAAATGCTGCAATTAACAGCTTTTACCCAACTATGTCAATCAGTTAGCCATTATTTAGAAACTTACCCTGATAGTTGTTTAGAAATTGCTAATTTAGCATTAAAAGCATGGCGACAATCTCAAAATTTAGTATTAAGTAATCAACGAGATAATTTACCAACTAGAATTGATTTTGGTGAAGTTATTCATGATCGTCCTCTGATTTTAGCAAATCAGCAAGATCATTTATTGTATAAATCAGCTATTTCTGATTTTGATTTATTAGAAAATGTTGAATTATCTCCAGAAAGTGCTGATAGAGTATCAACCTCAGAAAATATCCCCATAGATTATAAATATACTGAACGTAAAAGTGATATTAATTCACCGCCTAAAGAAAGGGAAAACCAGGAAAATACAGTTAGAGTTCCTAGTAAACATTTAGAAAAAATTAATGATTTATTTGGAGAAGTTATTATTCAACGTAATGGGTTAAATGTGCAAATGGAAAGATTACGTAAATTGGTGCGTAATCTCAGTCAAAGAGTCCAAATTCTTGATCAAGAAAATCAAGAACTGCGAACAGCTTACGCAAAAATAATAACTCATAATCATGGTAATCAAGAAGTAGAAAATAATTTTATAGAACAAGATAGCTATCAAAAATTGAATTTATTATCTCAAAATGTGATGGAAACTATTGTCCAAGTTGCAGAAGTTACCAGTGATATCCAATTAAGTGTGGACGATACAGACCAAATAGCAAGAAAACTAAATAAAACTTCTAAACAATTACAAAGACAATTAACCCAGGTGAGAATGCGTCCTTTTTCCGATTTAGTAGAACGTTTTCCTAGAGCTATTAGGGATTTAAACGTTGAGTATGGAAAAAATGTGCAATTAAAAATTGAGGGTGGAAATACTTTAATTGAAAGAGGTATTTTGGAGGCTTTAAATGAGCCTTTAATGCACTTGTTACGCAATGCTTTTGATCATGGAATTGAAGATCCTATTACTCGGAAAAAGCAAGGAAAAAGTGAACAAGGTTTGATTGAAATGAAAGCTGTCTACCATAGTAACCGCACGATTATTACTATTCGTGATGATGGTCAAGGTATTTCTTTAGAAAAAATTCGTCACCGCGCCTTAAAAATGGGTTTGGACGATTCTTTATTAGCGAGCGCTAGTGATGAAGATCTACTATCATTAATTTTTGAACCAGGATTTAGCACCTCAGAACAGGTAACAGCGTTGTCTGGTCGGGGTGTAGGCATGGATGTAGTCCGTAATAACCTGAAATTAGCGCGAGGAGATGTGAATGTTGACACCCAAGCTGGAGTGGGGACGAAGTTTACCCTATCAGTCCCATTTACCTTGTCAGTTGCGCGGGTTTTATTGGTTGAGAGCGATCGCTTGGTGTTAGCATTTTTTACAGACGTAATTGAGGAAATTTTCTTGCTAGAACAGGAACAAATCTTCTCCCAAAACGGGAAAGAATTTATTAACTGGCAAAACAATCAATTACCATTACTGCGTCTCAATAGTTACTTTGAATTTAATTGCTCCCGCTACAATAACCTGGAATTAGAAACTCTGCCGATCATTAATGCTATAAGTGTATTGATAGTCAAACATGATCATCAACAAGTCGCAGTTCAAGTAGAACGTTGCTGGGGTGAACAAGAAGTAGCTATTCGTCAAGTAGAAGGTAATATTCCCCTTCCCAGTGGTTTTAACAACTGTACAATTCTGGGTGATGGTCGAGTAGTTCCCCTCATTAACACTAATGATTTAATATCATGGATTACAAAAAATGAACGTCCCCACATCAGTAATAAATTACCAACAACAAGACTACAAACTGCATTCCTCAAACCGCCAAAAGTACCCACTATCAATCAACCTAGTCGCCAAAAAGGCATAATTTTGATTGTTGATGATTCCATTAATGTCCGTCGTTATCTAGCACTAACCCTGGAAAAAGGTGGATATCAAGTAGAACAGGCTAAAGATGGTCAAGAAGCTTTAGAAAAGCTAGAAAGTGGTTTGCAAGTCCAAGCAGTGATCTGTGATATTGAAATGCCTCGTATTGACGGTTATAGCTTTTTAGAGCGAATCAACAACAATACAGAGTTGAGAAATATTCCTGTCGCTATGTTAACCTCCCGTAGTAGTAGTAAGCATCGTCAGTTAGCTATGCAATTAGGAGCAAAAGCTTATTTTTCTAAACCGTACAATGAGCAAGAATTATTACGGACATTAGAAGAAATAATTTTCCAGATTGCAGAAACAACATTAATTCGTAATTCGTAA
- a CDS encoding NUDIX hydrolase gives MNILAFFTPMIQSTRSLWHFGQTVLGIIFRHPITGTSIIPILPDGQIVLIRRKDDGRWSLPGGMVDWGEDVPHAVRRELIEETGLEVVKIRRLVGVYSSPDRDPRIHSICITVEAEVQGEMAVKDTLEVMEIQAFPPSSLPKPDMSHDHFRQLQDYLNGLTTLA, from the coding sequence TTGAACATTCTTGCTTTTTTTACACCAATGATTCAGTCCACACGAAGTTTATGGCATTTTGGACAAACGGTACTGGGTATTATATTCCGCCACCCCATTACTGGTACAAGTATTATTCCTATTTTACCTGATGGTCAGATTGTCCTCATTAGGAGAAAGGATGATGGTCGTTGGTCATTACCTGGTGGTATGGTGGATTGGGGAGAAGATGTTCCTCATGCAGTCCGTCGGGAATTGATAGAGGAAACAGGGTTAGAAGTAGTTAAAATCCGCCGTTTAGTGGGGGTTTACTCTTCACCAGATCGTGATCCTCGGATTCACTCTATCTGTATTACTGTTGAAGCTGAAGTTCAAGGAGAAATGGCAGTCAAAGATACTTTAGAAGTTATGGAAATTCAAGCTTTTCCTCCTAGTTCTTTGCCAAAACCAGATATGTCTCATGATCATTTTCGTCAGTTACAAGACTACTTAAATGGTTTAACAACACTTGCGTAA
- a CDS encoding alpha/beta fold hydrolase: MNILFRNSRIKLSQGVLFWREVGTGIPVVFLHGAWNDGSEWVSTMELLAENIHCFSPDLLGFGESANPKIHHSIDLQVECLADFLKALKLEKVYLAGNSLGGWIAASYALKYPEQISGLILLSPEGVAAEDKKEEWQKKRRLFNCSPLIIKFLRLIMPFIKLIGWEGKIARDLELRQTLLQSSTACQLLFNRQQPEIAAELLEKRLPEINVPCLILQGGQDTQSAISKSNTYARLIPEVQLHNIAHGESNLPETCASVVAEAIWDFINQ; this comes from the coding sequence ATGAATATTTTATTTCGTAACTCCCGAATAAAACTTAGTCAAGGGGTATTGTTTTGGCGTGAAGTTGGTACAGGAATACCCGTAGTTTTTCTACATGGTGCATGGAATGATGGTAGCGAATGGGTATCCACAATGGAATTATTAGCTGAAAACATCCATTGCTTTTCACCTGATTTGTTAGGTTTTGGTGAATCAGCAAATCCTAAAATTCACCATTCCATAGATTTACAAGTCGAGTGTTTAGCTGATTTTTTAAAAGCTTTAAAATTAGAAAAGGTCTATTTAGCTGGTAATTCTCTAGGAGGTTGGATTGCGGCTAGTTATGCTTTAAAATATCCAGAACAAATATCTGGCTTAATATTGTTATCACCAGAGGGTGTTGCAGCGGAAGATAAAAAAGAGGAATGGCAAAAAAAACGGCGGTTATTTAATTGTTCACCCTTAATAATTAAATTTTTACGCTTAATTATGCCTTTTATCAAATTGATTGGTTGGGAGGGAAAAATTGCTAGAGATTTAGAATTAAGACAAACATTGTTACAATCTTCCACAGCTTGTCAATTACTTTTTAATCGCCAGCAACCAGAAATAGCAGCAGAATTATTAGAAAAACGCTTACCGGAAATCAATGTTCCCTGTTTGATTTTGCAAGGTGGTCAAGATACACAATCTGCTATATCAAAAAGTAATACTTATGCCCGATTAATTCCCGAAGTTCAGTTACATAATATTGCTCATGGAGAAAGTAATTTACCAGAAACTTGTGCCAGTGTTGTCGCTGAAGCTATTTGGGATTTTATTAATCAGTAG
- the phnE gene encoding phosphonate ABC transporter, permease protein PhnE: MKKFSNSQIFHRYPWFMPSLVFLLMIGVYTWALQGLKVDLKLLKDSWPFITDFISRLFPPNLQVLDIAIKGLIETVQMSVWGTSIGAVLSLPIAIASSNNIAPLWLRWIANLLQNAVRSVPSIILGLIFVAATGLGAPAGTLALSIYTIGYLAKFYQQAIESVDYHSLESLQVIGASKIQIAQYGILPQILPLGLGYTLWMFEYNIRAASVLGVVGAGGIGFQLKSYIDGFEYTKATTMMLVLLVVVTVIDWFSSKLRRYLESI, from the coding sequence ATGAAAAAATTTTCTAATTCACAAATTTTTCATCGTTATCCTTGGTTTATGCCTTCACTTGTCTTCCTATTAATGATAGGAGTTTACACTTGGGCATTACAAGGATTAAAAGTTGATCTGAAATTATTAAAAGATAGCTGGCCTTTTATCACAGACTTCATTTCTCGGTTATTTCCTCCCAACTTGCAAGTTTTAGACATTGCCATTAAAGGATTAATTGAAACCGTGCAGATGTCCGTCTGGGGAACATCCATAGGTGCAGTTTTATCCTTACCAATTGCCATAGCCAGTTCTAATAATATCGCCCCTTTATGGTTAAGATGGATAGCAAACTTACTGCAAAATGCTGTGCGTTCCGTACCTTCAATTATCTTAGGTTTAATCTTTGTAGCTGCTACAGGTTTAGGCGCACCCGCTGGAACATTGGCATTATCAATATATACTATTGGCTATCTTGCTAAATTTTATCAACAAGCGATAGAATCAGTAGATTATCATTCCTTAGAGTCTTTACAGGTAATTGGAGCATCAAAAATACAAATTGCTCAGTATGGGATATTGCCGCAAATATTACCTTTAGGATTAGGTTATACCCTATGGATGTTTGAATATAACATTCGTGCTGCTTCAGTTTTAGGAGTAGTTGGTGCTGGGGGAATAGGATTTCAATTAAAAAGCTATATAGATGGTTTTGAATATACCAAAGCCACAACCATGATGTTAGTGCTATTAGTAGTAGTCACAGTTATTGATTGGTTTAGTAGTAAATTACGCCGATACTTAGAGTCAATTTAG
- a CDS encoding phosphonate ABC transporter ATP-binding protein has protein sequence MTLDSQVITNYHLSTSNVNFIECCHLQTGYISSLQRPILNNINCQIDQGEFVVLLGLNGAGKSTLLKSLVGLVPLIKGEIKINGVSVSEQNLPQIRRDVGMLFQGGGLIRQLSAIDNVLCGRLGVRKTRQTLWGFGQRDRPLALELLTQLGLQEQAYQKTSKLSGGQQQKVAIARALMQSPQILLADEPTTGLDVVASQQVMATLSELHQQGLTIITVLHDLALAKEYAQRAIILDNGKVVYDGKCENLQQRFLSTK, from the coding sequence ATGACTCTTGACTCTCAAGTAATTACAAATTATCATTTATCCACAAGTAACGTGAATTTTATTGAATGTTGTCATTTGCAAACAGGTTATATTTCATCTCTACAGCGACCAATTTTAAATAATATTAATTGCCAAATTGATCAAGGTGAATTTGTAGTCTTGCTAGGATTGAATGGGGCAGGTAAATCAACATTATTAAAATCACTTGTGGGTTTAGTTCCCTTGATTAAGGGGGAAATTAAAATTAATGGTGTGTCTGTAAGTGAGCAAAACTTACCGCAAATCCGTCGAGATGTGGGAATGCTATTTCAGGGAGGGGGGTTAATTCGCCAATTATCAGCAATTGATAATGTTTTGTGTGGCAGGTTGGGGGTGAGAAAAACGAGGCAAACTTTATGGGGATTTGGGCAACGCGATCGCCCATTAGCCTTAGAATTATTAACACAACTAGGTTTGCAAGAACAAGCATATCAAAAAACTAGTAAATTAAGCGGTGGACAACAACAAAAAGTAGCGATCGCTAGAGCATTAATGCAATCTCCACAAATACTTTTAGCCGATGAACCCACCACAGGTTTAGATGTGGTAGCCTCACAACAAGTCATGGCAACTTTATCAGAATTGCATCAACAAGGATTAACTATAATTACCGTTTTACATGACTTAGCTCTAGCTAAAGAATACGCTCAAAGAGCGATTATTTTAGATAATGGAAAAGTAGTTTATGATGGCAAATGTGAAAATTTACAACAGCGATTTTTATCAACTAAGTAG
- a CDS encoding phosphate/phosphite/phosphonate ABC transporter substrate-binding protein: MVVGKKSFWGVGGGLLALTGIVLSGLDSPHLAIANPLQNQPAPRLIAQKINPLTIVFPTRSDSTDLQNKANNVAAFLSKELGIPVKAQVGDETAAVEALRANRADVAFLSSRPALKAEQLANSRLYLAEVRKNYSGRYTYNSIFVVPSNSQLKSKNSPKATLEQLRGKTIAFTSPTSGSGFLFPVSELVKQGFVPNRDRLESFFGKVSYGGNYSKALDAVIRGQADVAVVSEYALFPPYLAAENRDKVRILHKISGVPAHGIAIDDDVPVVTREKLINALLKLNKSENNQLLSSLYNSTELVRVDHNRHLQPVREALKNAGME; encoded by the coding sequence ATGGTAGTGGGTAAAAAAAGCTTTTGGGGTGTTGGTGGCGGATTGTTAGCATTGACAGGAATAGTGTTGAGCGGTTTGGATTCTCCGCATCTAGCCATAGCTAACCCTTTGCAAAATCAACCAGCACCACGCTTAATTGCTCAGAAAATCAACCCTTTAACTATAGTTTTTCCCACTCGCTCTGATTCTACTGACTTGCAAAATAAAGCTAATAATGTAGCTGCCTTTTTGTCTAAGGAATTAGGCATACCCGTTAAAGCGCAAGTAGGTGATGAGACAGCCGCAGTAGAAGCTTTAAGAGCGAATCGGGCTGATGTAGCATTTTTAAGTAGTCGTCCGGCTTTAAAGGCTGAACAATTAGCAAATTCTCGGTTATATTTGGCAGAAGTTCGCAAAAATTACTCTGGTAGATATACTTATAATTCTATTTTTGTTGTTCCTAGTAACAGCCAATTGAAAAGTAAAAATTCTCCAAAAGCAACTTTAGAACAACTCAGAGGAAAAACTATTGCTTTTACTTCTCCTACATCTGGTTCCGGGTTTCTTTTTCCAGTGAGTGAGTTAGTAAAACAGGGTTTCGTGCCTAACCGCGATCGCTTGGAAAGCTTCTTTGGTAAAGTTAGTTATGGTGGAAATTATAGTAAAGCTTTAGATGCTGTAATTAGAGGTCAAGCGGATGTAGCTGTAGTCTCAGAATATGCTCTTTTCCCTCCCTATTTGGCGGCTGAAAATAGAGATAAAGTCAGGATATTACATAAAATTTCCGGTGTTCCGGCTCATGGTATTGCCATTGATGATGATGTTCCAGTTGTTACAAGAGAAAAGCTAATTAATGCTTTGTTGAAGTTAAATAAATCAGAAAATAATCAATTACTAAGCAGTTTATATAATTCCACAGAATTGGTAAGAGTTGATCATAATCGTCATCTTCAACCAGTGCGAGAAGCACTAAAAAATGCGGGAATGGAATAA